CGGCGCTATCGAATGAATCCACCTAAACCCACTCTCGGTCGGTTCTTGCTCGGTGCTCTTCTCTCGCATCTCGTCGAAAGCTAATATAAGCAGAATTGTGATGGTCAGCGACAAATgcgaaataattaaacaacTACACAGGTTTCCTATTGCAACGCTTTTCAAAACGTTTAACAAAGTTTCAAATCGATTTGGTCGTTAAAAGATGTTGCTTAGACACCAAAACCGTTCGTAGCGATCTGACAAGTATCGAAAACGAACAGGAAATCTTTGTACTATTCCAAAAGATATCGCAGAGCGCTCATCGGGGATTTGGACGCACTGGTTAGCAGGTCTCTAAAGATGTTTCTTTGATTAATGATGAGGTTTTATGATCTGCCCTCAGATGTGTTTATAAACTATGTTTAAAGTTTTATAATATTAGTTTGATTACCTAATCGATTTGTCAAGAGTTTGTCCAGAGCGTGTAGTCTATTTGTCGCAACTTaactttgatttgttttgtgtgagAGTAGGTCGTTTTGGTGGTTCCTTCGTACAAGCTTCGTTCAACCGTATCATTTGGTGTTTGGTGCTTCTCCGGGAGTTTGTAATGGATCACACCCGGCTGTTCCCACCAAATAGGAAAAATCGCCTTGCCGTGGAATGTGAGAGCATTTGAAGCAGCTTGAACAGAACAATCTTcacaataaaaaacgaaaaggacaTTGACGCACACAGTTAGACTAAACAacagtaatttatttaaactaGTCCCATTCTAGAATGTGAAAGCCAACTGAGCACGAATGAATAAACGACACTTTTGTTAATAATGATAATATGTTGGGTTTGGAATACacttttatgaattttctgtAAACCATCTCGAAATGCGATTACAGCGGCAAATGTTATGTTACCACGAAGTGTCGACCATAACATAATATCGATCTACCAATCCATCCACCAATAATAATGTCCATGGgactgaataaaataaaatatcgattCATCTAGCTTAAGATGCCGACTGTAATGGCAATTTCATTGCCAAGCCCCAGTCCGGCATTTAGAGTGGGCAGCTGCCTAGAAGATTCTCGTTAACTACTGGACGAGCTCTGCTCAGAAGCTGTGCCAGGCAACGATGCAACGCATTGATTCCCTTGATTCACTGTGAAAACACTGCACGAATTAAACAGAAAAGGGCTCGAAACGATCACCAGGACCACTTCGAATGTCGCTCGTTTTTGCTATCATTTAAATTCGGTCCAGTTTTTTTCTTACCTCAGTCAACAAACGGGTACAAACACTCGAAGGGGTACACTCACGAAGTAAGGAATTCCCAAAAATGTCTACCTGCCCTGTATTGCTTTTGTATGATGATCGAAGTCCGTTTACGGGGAAACAAATGacagtggccaccggtagCATTTTCGGAACATAACATAGTTTCCGTACCTGGTAATAGTTTGGAATATTACAACCAGTAGCAATGGATCCATATATTCCAACTCTCTCTAATGGTGCGGCATAAAGCACTCTAGTGGCCATCGAATTTGGGCCAGTAATTAGCCAACGCGTGGCAGCTCCCACAAACCCACAGAACAATGGGGCGTAAGCATAAAGCAATTAAACAGCTCAAGCAAGCAAACTACAAAAATATTGAGTGTTTTTACTGTAACTCTTATTTTCGTGGTACTGAATCGGGTACCTCGCTGGGGTCCAACAATTTCGACGGGTCGGTAATTTTATGTCGGCTTTTTATGATGttcttcgttttatttttgtttcccgCCGCTTAATCATCGATTGGCAAAGGAACATTGCTGGTGGCTGGGGGTACACATGACTGTCCTCGGTACATAGGCGACCTCTTTACATAGTGAGGTATATGACTCAACCTTGACTGTTTACCCCCAGGGGGCGGCTGCTGAGGTGAGGGAGGGGGATGGAAAAGGACCGATGAACTAATACTAAATAGACCAGATGTATAGTCCGGGGtagctagagagagagagaaaggaagcgATGGACAGAAATACGAGGCCAAAGCtaatagaagaagaaaagcaagaaTTCGAAGCAAGTAAGCTGAAGGCGAACCACACACCACTCTCGCTCGATAGTCTCGCACAAAAGGGCGCCCGATAATACTTTCAAAGATGGCTACAACATGATTGCTGAGGTTTGGgttgaaagaaaaaggagaCCATGAACACCCGTTGTGTTGGAACGAAATCTTCCGGCGGCCGGGAGCGGGTCGGGAAAACGGCCAGGGCCGAGGGCGCGGGTTGTTTATGGTGGTCGGTTTAATCAACACCACATACACAGCGCTCGGGATCGGTCGCATTAAATCGGATCAGGGGTACTGTGACATGGCAGGCAGCGCaatggcaaaataaaaccGTCCTCCGGTTCACCAAGGCAACAGGGAACGCCCAGCTCCTCCTAGCGAACCGCGGCACACTTCGATGCGAATGGAAATTTGggtgcaatcgatcgatcgaaagagtGACCAACAGGAAGCACCATTTTCAGCGCGCCACGGCGCCAGGATCACAGATGTTCTGCACCCGGCTCTGGCCACGCGACGATACGCttgaaatcgaagaaaataagttagtttttttttcatacagGACGGTGAAAGTTATGAGGCATAGGAGACGTGACATAGGCctcgctgtctctttcgcgctcGCTCTGCGGCCCGGCAGGGCTCGGAAGAAAAGATCAGATAGGTGACTAGGGTGCCGGGGGGAACGGAAGGACGGAAGTATGGACTTTGCATGAATAATTGACGAGAGAGCGTCGGGAGCGCCcagcgaccagcagcagcttcgctGCGCGATAGTCTCGCACTGGGCCCGAGGCCCCGGTTTGCCGTTTCTCGTCCCATAGAGCGCCGCAACTGGGACACGAGAGTGTCTCGCCCAGCTCGGACCCGAAACGGATGCCGTCTCCACTCCCTGCCTGCTCTACTGCTTGTCGTGTGGTTacggggctggtggtggtgagaggtttgttcgttcgttttgaaCTCGACTTcattgtgtttgtggtggaACATCGCACAGCTGTATGGGTGCAATGTAGGTAAAATAAGTAATCTTTGTAGCGTGGTGCAACTACTACAACGACACTGCACAACTCgcgcgtgtgcatgtgtgtgatCGTTGATGGGACCAACGCTAGTCTCGCCTGGTGCTATAGTAGCAGGGGCTTTGCAAAGCCGCTGATTGGGTGCAGAGCATTTTtgttataaataaatgtttccttttGTAGTGGTTCCGTTGGTGGCCGTTTTGAACAACCCACGTGGCTGAAAATCGATAAATGTTTTCAGttatttaatggaaaaaatggacTGGAACACCACTACTTCCCTTGGTACTAGTTCCTTCTTATCTCGTTCGATTGATGACTTTCTTCCGTTATTTGTCTTACGGGTTCAGAGTTCTTCGTCTCATTATGTTCCTTATATATCATCgatgcattttattttcattctccGTTGTAGTTATCTTTCGTCTGGAAcatattttcaatcaaaaataaCAATTCAAGTCGTAAGGAATTTGTGAAACAATACACCCTTCCTGCAAATTGCATGGGGAAAACCTAGCTTTGGAGTCGCTGGAGCTGGCAATAGATTTCCATCACACTAAGCCCGGCCAAATCCCCCCGGGACTGCAGCAGCTACTTTCGACCGCTCTCCATAGTGCGCATTGTTTCGATAGATGGCCTTGCCGAGCGAGCCCCACTCCCGCGGCGAGGTTTGCACCATCGCTgcacaccaccgcacacgCTAGGCACACATACGTGCGTGCGGGAGGCCGCGCGAAAAAGACTCACGGTGCGCGCAGGAATAAGTAGAAGCTGAAAAATGAAGCGAACGGACAAAACCGAATTAAACTACGCAactgcacacatacacagagccGTACCCTATGGTGGCGACGGTCCAGAGCGAGCAGGAGAGCGGTTCCGGGCAAGGCGGACGCAACGATTAAAACGATTCGTCCGTCATTAGGATCACGCaggttggcggttggcggttggcgggTGGGTGCACCACCGAGCCCgactgtatgtgtgtctgcAGGAGGTGGGAGGAAGAGTAAGCTGTGACGATGGTGGAAAGTCGGAAAGGCAGCACACCATGGCAACGAGATTCAAACGAAGGAATGTGAGcaaaaaatagagagagaagCTCCTCGAGGCTCAGATCAACCAATgtgtggctggctgtgtgcgtgcgctgcGTTTTAATCAGGCGGGACAGGGGCGCCAATAGACGGTTCCAATATTTTGTCAATGCATTGCTGTTGGTtctaccaccagcagcaacagagacAGATCACGGCAGGGCGGGGGCATCGCGGCCTACTCTACAACTCTGGGAGATGTGAACGGacatcggtttcggtgtggaGTGCTAAggcggcgacgaggacgaagttaaagaagaaaaataaatgaggGCGTACTACTTGGTGGGCTGCCCTGTAtgttgttagttttttttttgtacttGCTTGCCGTGCCGTCTTTTATCTCCTCTTCCCTCAGCCAGACATTCCGCGAACCCGAGCACGGAGctccgacgatgacgaccaaggcgacgacgacacgatGCGGcgcgacggcgatgacgagCATTCGCGAGCGCCGCCGTCGGAAGGAGCCTGCCCGGGATGCGAGACTATCGCCCCGTGGTCTCTCCGCGGTGGGAGCTGGTCGTTCCACTCGCACTCTCACGGTCACGCCGGGGTCGCCACTCGTGTGCTCTGTCTCTCGCGTACGCACACTGTTGGAAACACGggcggcagtggtggtggtggtggtggttcgttTGATCGGATCGGGTTttgggtccggtccgggtttttcggtgttttacGTTCAGTTGTTCGCACCAAATAACGACGCGTGGATGGGaagaacgtcgtcgtcgtttgttgccgccgccgtcacacCATATACGTCACAGCCGCCCGTCTGGGACACCACGGCGGGGTAGTGTGCGGAACCGTGTGTAGGACGTTCCGTTTCGCATGTTTGTTGCTCAAACAACAACGATCTTTCCCGGCCCAGACCGTGCGGTGCAGagtgttttcggtggccattgaGCTGGTAGAGAACGGAACAGACAGAGAAAGTCGTTTTACTTCGTTGTCCGGAAGCTAATTATCGAAGAAAGCACCGCCGTGAAGAAGCGGCATTCCAGAGTGTGATCCGActgttggtgtgcgtgcgcgtgtatgtgggATGATTAGTGCAGCGAGCCCGTCGGATGGTgcgagagcagcagcagcaaggccTAGACGTCAGTCGAACTGTCAGTTGAATATTCAGCCCCCGTGCAGAAGCAGAGGTCTGTTATTGCCCGAACATGATCGATCCTGTTCGGGTGGTCCGTAATTGATCGCACTGTTTCCGGCGTGCGATGAACCGGAAAGTGAGCACGTCCTAAAACAAAAGACTAATTACAATATGGTCCCACCGGGAAACCGATTGTGCTGACGTTAGCGGAATTAGGTTCCGAGAAGAAAATGTGTATAACGTAAGAGTGTTGGTGTCAAATCTTCGTATGCAATAGCgcgacagcaacaacagcaccacacaGGAGAGCGACTGCTGGACTGCTGTACGAATATAAGTCGGTGGTatttgtggtggtgtgcgtgcccgCAACCTTCCTCACACTGgcggcaataaaataataattctgTGTGCGCCAAACAGTGAGCCAAACTATTGGCTAGTTTGCAGTTAGCTTTATCTTGTGAGCAAATCAACGCAAAAGCGTTGTGTCGGAGAGGAGGTCGGATATGTTTGTGCGTAGCATATCACACCACGGTGCCAGTGTTCGTTCGGTTCCTTCGCCTACTGTGTTACTTTTTAAATACTAAACAAACGGTCGGTTCATCAACGAAGTAGTTCCTTTTGCTTGTAGTTTCGAAAGCTAGAGCGAGAGATTGTGATTTCAATCAAAGTACACACAGTTCGCAGAGTTGGTGTCGGACGCCGCGCACGTGAAACGGGTACCTGTGGCAGGGTGAAGCTTTGCCGGGGTGGTGAAAATacgagcgcgcgcggaacCTTAACGGGGGCATCAAAACCTACCGGCCGAGGGGAGAGATCTAGTTTCACTTTCGTACCGCGCGCCCGTAGTGGTGGTGCAAAATGTCCAGCACGACGGCACCGGTAACGGTGAAGCAGGAGCGGCACGATGATGCCGAAATCAACGAGATGGCAGCCAAAATCATCGAGGTGCACAAGCAGCAGTCGGCGAAggcggccgccaccatccagcagcagcaggcagtgCGGCCTGGTGGCGCAGTGGCCGGTTCCGGCCAGCTGGTGCCGGCCGTCACCGGCAATGGAATGTCCTCCGGTGGTCAGGCCAACATACTGAACTATCTTACCCGGAAACCGGCAAACACGGCCGCCACCCCTGCCACCAACAGTTCCACGGCGGCCACGTCGTCGTTAATAGCGAATCCgggggccaccggcggcgcAGGGATGTTACTCCCCACCGGCATCGGGGTGCCGCTTGGGCAAGGGAGCGGCACGAGCACCGCTGGGCGAACGGCGAATGGAAACGCGAAAGCGGCGGACGGAGGGGCATCCTCGTCGGAGCAGAATGGCGAGCGAAAGCTGGGCGACGAGGCCACCTTGAAGGGTCACTTCGGGTGGGAAACGTTTCCGGGGAAGGTGTACATTCCGTACATCTTTCGTCAGGAGGAGCGCTACTGTGCGGTGCGCATGGTGGAAATGAAGCTGCTGAACAAGTATCTCAACTACCTGCACCAGGACATCTACACGTGCACCTGCGTCCGGTCGTACTACATCACCGAGGCGGAGAGCAAACTGTTCAACGAGATCAACACCAAACACTGCGATCTGCAGTTTGGGCGCGAAATGTTCACCCTCAAGGACCTGGTCGTCCGGTTGACCGATGCGCACAAGTTCTACCGCTTCCTGGACGTGTGCTACCAGAAGCTTCTGATGGGCTGCAGTACGCCGAACGACAAGTGTGGCTTCATCCGCATCAACAAGGAGTCGGTGGTGCCGTACACGGTGCGCGACAACCAGAAGATGGTGCCACTGTTCTACTTCGAGGGCGAAACCGACAATCTGAAGCTGAAGGCGGACAATCTGTCCGGCTGGGATCTGTCGTATCTGAAGTTCTGCTGCAAGGTGCAGGGCATCCGGAACGAGCTGTTCGCCAGCGACTCGGTGGCGGTCATCAGTTTGACCGACATTAAGGGCTACTTTCCGCCCGGCACCGAGTTCGAGGACTACTGGCCGAGCAAGGTCGTGGACTCGCAGCTTCTGTCCGGCCCGAAGGGGAACAACACGGTGCACTGGACGCGGCAACCGGCACAGCCGCCACCGAAGGTGCccgccatcatcagcaccacgCAGGGGCGCAAAGCcacgaacaacaacatttACCAGACTCTCCAGACGCAACAAAATCTCGCCAAAAGCAACAACCAAATGAACAATATTACGGCAGCGGTACAGGTGCGTCCGAACTTCTCCGCCGTCGCTTCGAGAGACTTTTTGACACGCTTATCTTTCCCCTCACGCAGGCGCTGACCAACAACTGGAACATCGGCAATCACGCCAATGTTCTGACCCCACAGCACGAACAGTTACTAAGGCTAAGCCAGGCTCAACAGGTAATACCGGCATCCACCGGATCCTGggcggtctctctctcgtcgtcgtcgtcctgtgtTCTAATCGCACCAGTAACCGTCTTTGTTTTAGGCTGCCCAGGCGCAGGCACAGATACGCAGCATGCAGATGCAGCAGTACAATTCCTATATCAACAACGCCATGTCCATGACGTCACGCGCGTCCCAAAATCAAGCCGTACCCCCGCCGCTGGTGCGCTCGCAAGCCGCCCACCTGTAAGTACGCAAGCTGCCCTATCGCGAAGGACAGAAAGactgtgtgtgtgagtgtgtgtgtgtgagcgGATGACACTGAAGCTATGAGGAACTGCGAACGGCACTCGTAAGCTAGAAATACGATGAATCCTTCGGAGGGCTCTGGCTAGTCTTAAGGGGGGGCTCCCTTCATTATTTGTTCTCCGAAGGCATATCATCGTATTCCTGCGGGGCGCGCAGTAAAGCTTTTGTCTTTAGGCTCTGTAATGATGGGCACATTTTTCTGCGCTAATCTGCTGTTGGTATTGTTTGATTGTGATCTACGCGTAGTCGAATTGGTTGTTGTTTACTCGGTCATTGCTGTTTTCCTTCCGCTCTCTTCTAATTTAATTAGCTTCGTTTCAATTACTCTGTGTGGTAGTTTTTACACAAGAGAATGGAATCGATCAGACAAAATGTGATCGGTACCATTTGAGGATCGATCTCGGCATTCTCAATAACATTTAATGACTCGAATTTTTCCTTTGTGCGGCAATACCATTGCTTGGGGAAGTATAGGTATTGGGTatttgcaacaatgttgcccaATTCAGTTTACAAGGAGCACCATTCTATTCAAAACAGATTCGTGTTACTGTTAtgacgaaagaaaagaaatggagTAAGCTACCTTTTTGGAATATTTGAAATGTATTGCTGTTGTTTACGTTATTCTACAATCTTTTATGTGGTAGATCTATTGTTTCTGATGTATTGTAGatagaaaattcaattatatGAACGCCTACAAAGATTGTacattttgtttggttttgtttttagatCATGCTGTTTATTGTATCTATTTTCACGTATTTGTCGAACATCAACTACGTTTTGGCTGAACTATTTTCCAATGTTTtgagttattttttttttgagttatATTTTCGTGTTGCCAAATCTTTTGATACTCAAAGAACACGCGTACTGTTACTATCCTTTCAAAAGCCACCCGATATATCAGTTCGATTGAAGTTATTGCAATTAATTCTAAATTTTTTAGCTTTCTCGTAGGAGTAGCTTTCTCCTTCTTTCAGAACTCAATCAGTGGTGGTGTGCTTTCCCCGAAGGACTTGGTAATACTGCTGTTGCTACACGGTTGCTTGCGCCTGGACCATCCTAAACAGTGCTCCTTGATTACTTCCCTATTCCGCGACCTCCACATCTAACGCTACGCTGGCCTTACTTTTGTAGAACGTCCCGAATTTGTCTACATTTTGCCAAGGATCGTAATAGGTTATTGCTGCCTCATACAACGGAAACAGCGCATTATCGAATGATGTGTCGCACTTCTGCGCTACTGTTACGTTGGAGGCATTAATGCAGGATAGGCTCGCTAATGGAGAATCAAGTGGAGTGGTTTAGCTGCCAGGCTTTTTTAGCGGCGTGTGCTCCACACTGGTCCGTTTCACCGTGGTTTAcctttgaaaaatgaatattaaaGAAGTATTTTCCTTTGGCTATTTTTCAGTGAAGGAAATTTCCTACTAGTCTTATTTTTATGGCCAGTGTACGCCATACTTAATTTTGACAGGAGCAGTTTATCTAATGACACCAAACATGTAGAAGATTAACAAAACAGAGCGATGAAGAGAGAGCAAGGTGCATTACGCAGAATTTCTCTTTCAATGATGCACGAtacacgaaaaacaaatggctgCCAAAAATTGAATAGTGGGGAGGAAAACGGCGTGTAATTAGTCGGTTTTGCGTGTCATGTTTTATTCCGGTGGGCGCTAAACTCCGATGTGTGTAATATGCCTTCCCACAGGTCGaatggtggtgttggtgcaacCGGAGCCGCATCCCTGCGCTCGAGCAACGGCAGCAATCCCTTATCGTACCTAAATCCCGCCCTCTCCATATTTGCTACCTCCAGCAGTCCCAATGGCACCGTTAATCTGTCCCGTCTCAACCGGCAGCAGATTAGCGAGCTGGCGGTTTCGGGCGGAAATCGTGAGCCTACGAATCACACACCCTTGCCGGCGCCGGTAGGGCTCGcgagcagcggtggcagcggcagtagcaccggcagcagcagcaataacCTTGGCGGATTGTCACTGGGCAGGAACGTTACCATAACGCCAAGCAGTAGCACTCCCGGGCTCGGTGTTGGAGCGGTTGGAAACGGTAGCGTGAAGAGTGGCACCTACTATGGCACTGGAACCGGTAACACCAGTATTGGGGGAGCAGTGCCGATCGCCTACCCGAAGAACTATCCCCCGGTTTCGATAACGGCCGTTCCGGTCGGTTCTCCAACGCGTGCCTCACCGAAAAGTGTTCAGGCGCGGCAGCCACCGCCCGCTCTCATACCCGTGGCAGGTGGAGAGATGCCGAACGGAGGAGGACCGGGAGGAGGAAACCCTTTCGCGCCCAGTGCGGTCGATCTGGTGGCACTGCTTCAGACGCTGGGATCGCAAGACATTGAGATTATCCAGGAACTTCTCCCTtacgccgccggtggccgtggcagcGTTGGCGGTGCCATTGAGACGGCTCGCGAGAGAAAcaggagcaacagcaacaacagcaacatccgcGGTACCCTACCTTCCTATCGGGAAAGCACAAACACCACCACTGGTTGTGGTTCTTCTGTCACGGGTTCCAGCGTAATTGTGAATGACAGTAGTAGACACGGTAGTAGAGTTGACGAGTTTGCTAGAAGCCAGAGTGTCATCAAGAGTGCCGCGAGCGCCAGGAGTGTCGGCAATAGTTCTGTCGGCGGTGGAGGAAATTACCTCCGTGGGCTAGTTTCCACCGGAATGCTGGATGTAATTGATCTATCTTCTACCCCAAGGTCCAGCATGGCAGGGGCAGCActcagccagcagcaatcggtgcagcagcaacagcagcaacagcaagctCAACAACAATCGCAGGCATCGATGGCCGGTGCTAAACGTTCCGGTTCGAGCCTTTCGGGAAGCAGTCGGTCCAGCTCTATTATCAGTTCCTcaagtggcggtggcggagtcCCGGGCGGAGGCTCTATCGTCGGGAGCGTCGCCAACAGCTATCGTGCATCGGGTGCCGCCgttctgcagcagctgcagcagcagcagcaacaacagcagcaacaacagcaacagcagcaagcacAACAGCAGGCAGCAGCCACCGCGGCTGCAgtggccgctgcggccgctgctgctgccggtagCAGTATGCCCGATGGTTCCACCCGCCACGGCAATCTCATCATACTTTCCGAGCTCAACATTGGCGTAACACCGTACAAGCCGTACGAAGTGGTGAAGAAACCggtcgaaaacaaaatcatctACTGCGTGAACAAGACGCCTTACCGGCACAACGAGTATCTGATGACGATCTTCGACCTGAAGGACGTGTTCTTTCCCTACGTCAGCCTGGACTTGTGCCGCAGGGTTCTGACGGCGTTGGAAGTCACTCTTTTCATCGGCAACAGGTCGGTTTTGCGAGCGCAAGGAGTGGTGCGTCGCTGTGTCTGTTGTGGTGCACTTATTGACGtattttttccaccgtttgctACTTCCAGCTTGCAATACCAGGCGCTGCAGGAGGCAGGTCGTACGAATGTGGAAAAAATGGCGATGGTGCAGGTAGCGGACATTATGACGTACATGCCGCAGTTACAGTACATGGTGCGCAACCACATCCAGGATACGCCGGCAAACAAGCGGGCACGCATCAGCTAGGAATTGGGGTGGGGGGTACAGCAGCGGTGCCCTCAGAGCACAATCGTTTCCGACCTAATATCACCCTCTTCGtccgcatcatcgtcgtcgaatgGTGCTAgtgttgctggtggcgggGCCATCACGGGCAGTGCTTCTCTCGGTGGCTGGAACCATCTAACGCCACCACCTTCGTCTTCATCACTTTCGCTAGTGGCCAACAACGGTGGAAGTGGAGGTAAAAAAATGTCCTTATCAGGATCCACCAGCAGCGCTCCTTCCAGCCTGTCCTCTTGCCCCACACCCGTAACCGCACCGTGTACGGCTACTGCCGGGATGTTTTCTTCCGATGCTGCAAGTGCATTCAACTCCCTCACAAGCTCCATTGTACCGAGCGGTAGCTGTCTCTCCGGAGCTAGTGGCAGTAGTGCTTACGATAAAAAGACGATGTCATCGTGTCGCTATCAGCAGGATAAATCGGCTGCCGCACTGTCGGACTACTTCTTGCCAGATGGTGCGTCTGCTACGCAGTcagcggcagctgctgccgcagccgtggctgccgctgccgccgctgctgccagcCGTGCCCTCAGTCATCACGGTTCGTCTGTCTACTCACCATTTCAAGAGTCGGCACtagtggccgctgccgccgccgcacagCACCATCTTCCGCATCACCAccttcagcaacagcaacagcagcaacaaattTCGACgacgcaacaacagcaagccGCATCCCACGCCGCAAGTAATCCACTATTTTCACCCCATTTCGGATCAGCTCCCCCACCATATCCATCGATG
The nucleotide sequence above comes from Anopheles bellator chromosome 1, idAnoBellAS_SP24_06.2, whole genome shotgun sequence. Encoded proteins:
- the LOC131205836 gene encoding LOW QUALITY PROTEIN: uncharacterized protein LOC131205836 (The sequence of the model RefSeq protein was modified relative to this genomic sequence to represent the inferred CDS: substituted 2 bases at 2 genomic stop codons) — translated: MSSTTAPVTVKQERHDDAEINEMAAKIIEVHKQQSAKAAATIQQQQAVRPGGAVAGSGQLVPAVTGNGMSSGGQANILNYLTRKPANTAATPATNSSTAATSSLIANPGATGGAGMLLPTGIGVPLGQGSGTSTAGRTANGNAKAADGGASSSEQNGERKLGDEATLKGHFGWETFPGKVYIPYIFRQEERYCAVRMVEMKLLNKYLNYLHQDIYTCTCVRSYYITEAESKLFNEINTKHCDLQFGREMFTLKDLVVRLTDAHKFYRFLDVCYQKLLMGCSTPNDKCGFIRINKESVVPYTVRDNQKMVPLFYFEGETDNLKLKADNLSGWDLSYLKFCCKVQGIRNELFASDSVAVISLTDIKGYFPPGTEFEDYWPSKVVDSQLLSGPKGNNTVHWTRQPAQPPPKVPAIISTTQGRKATNNNIYQTLQTQQNLAKSNNQMNNITAAVQALTNNWNIGNHANVLTPQHEQLLRLSQAQQXPSLFXAAQAQAQIRSMQMQQYNSYINNAMSMTSRASQNQAVPPPLVRSQAAHLSNGGVGATGAASLRSSNGSNPLSYLNPALSIFATSSSPNGTVNLSRLNRQQISELAVSGGNREPTNHTPLPAPVGLASSGGSGSSTGSSSNNLGGLSLGRNVTITPSSSTPGLGVGAVGNGSVKSGTYYGTGTGNTSIGGAVPIAYPKNYPPVSITAVPVGSPTRASPKSVQARQPPPALIPVAGGEMPNGGGPGGGNPFAPSAVDLVALLQTLGSQDIEIIQELLPYAAGGRGSVGGAIETARERNRSNSNNSNIRGTLPSYRESTNTTTGCGSSVTGSSVIVNDSSRHGSRVDEFARSQSVIKSAASARSVGNSSVGGGGNYLRGLVSTGMLDVIDLSSTPRSSMAGAALSQQQSVQQQQQQQQAQQQSQASMAGAKRSGSSLSGSSRSSSIISSSSGGGGVPGGGSIVGSVANSYRASGAAVLQQLQQQQQQQQQQQQQQQAQQQAAATAAAVAAAAAAAAGSSMPDGSTRHGNLIILSELNIGVTPYKPYEVVKKPVENKIIYCVNKTPYRHNEYLMTIFDLKDVFFPYVSLDLCRRVLTALEVTLFIGNSLQYQALQEAGRTNVEKMAMVQVADIMTYMPQLQYMVRNHIQDTPANKRARIS
- the LOC131215170 gene encoding atrophin-1-like: MSLSGSTSSAPSSLSSCPTPVTAPCTATAGMFSSDAASAFNSLTSSIVPSGSCLSGASGSSAYDKKTMSSCRYQQDKSAAALSDYFLPDESALVAAAAAAQHHLPHHHLQQQQQQQQISTTQQQQAASHAASNPLFSPHFGSAPPPYPSMQAGGAYETSSAARSCALPSPTIYPPTPPPSAPWIHPWYGGDTF